The following are encoded together in the Nitrososphaerota archaeon genome:
- a CDS encoding valine--tRNA ligase — protein sequence MEEFKPKLDKRWNISKELELIELWEKEGIYKFDENKNAPVFSIDTPPPYASGPWHIGGVVHYSQIDMIARYKRMKGYNVLFPMGIDRNGLPIEVEAEKKFGITMENTPREEFIKKCSILLDENTKSLIETARRVGMSCNSFSRQDNLYYTDSPEYRAITQKTLIECWKKGLIYLGKRVSNWCSDCKTTIADAEVEYEERETILVYIKFKIKQTNSDLIIATTRPELLASCKAIIVHPEDERYKNLHGLIAIVPIFNEEVPIIPHPAANIEFGTGAMMVCSFGDLSDIRLFRELKLKPKIIINPDGTLNENAGKFSGLKIEEARNAIIKELKEKGLILKEEKMIHSIPVCWRSHTPIEFIEMEEYYLKQLDFLNDLRKIIDEIKFYPPENKQILINWINSIQSDWPISRRRFYGTELPIWYCKNCGKAILPEPNKYYQPWKENPPFDKCPYCNSNKGFIGETRTVDTWVDSSISALYILKYGKDDDFFKNNHPCSLRPQGKEIVRTWLWYSLLRIYQLINKPAFKEIWISGLMMDEKGEKMSKSKGNIVDPIPLFKKYGASAIRLWGAGEASLGSDLRFSEERIKAASKFIQKIWNIARFISQFPIPEKEYKLNSTDKWILAELSNFIKIVSDAYEKYDFQPVVYEARSFIWHIFADHYLEIVKKRAYNRNKEFSLEFQKGSWYTMHTILKNILLTLAPIEPFSTDAIWRILYGENKSIHINNFPKIDPSWESDLLKLTQLITNFNSTVWKFKKEINVPLPTSIKEIYMPELLEKILPKDLFEEIAKTHNIKKISFGIPKEIEKYASYQFKSSINGKEMIFELFFIK from the coding sequence ATGGAAGAATTTAAACCAAAGCTTGATAAAAGATGGAATATTTCAAAAGAATTAGAATTAATAGAATTATGGGAAAAGGAAGGGATTTATAAATTTGATGAGAATAAAAATGCTCCAGTTTTTTCTATTGACACACCACCCCCGTATGCCTCAGGCCCTTGGCATATTGGTGGTGTGGTACACTACTCTCAAATAGATATGATAGCACGATATAAAAGAATGAAAGGGTATAATGTTTTATTTCCTATGGGAATAGATAGGAATGGTTTGCCAATTGAAGTTGAAGCAGAGAAAAAATTCGGTATTACAATGGAAAATACTCCAAGAGAAGAATTTATTAAAAAATGTTCAATTTTACTTGATGAAAATACAAAATCTCTTATTGAAACTGCAAGAAGAGTTGGAATGAGTTGTAATAGTTTTTCAAGACAAGATAATTTGTACTATACAGATAGCCCAGAATATAGAGCAATTACTCAAAAAACTCTTATAGAATGCTGGAAAAAAGGTTTGATTTATCTTGGAAAAAGAGTTTCAAATTGGTGCTCAGATTGTAAAACAACTATTGCAGATGCAGAAGTAGAATATGAAGAAAGAGAAACAATCTTAGTTTATATAAAATTTAAAATAAAACAAACAAATTCAGATTTAATAATTGCTACTACTAGACCTGAATTGCTTGCTTCTTGTAAAGCAATAATTGTTCATCCAGAAGATGAAAGATATAAAAATTTACATGGATTAATAGCAATTGTTCCTATATTTAATGAAGAAGTCCCAATAATTCCTCATCCAGCTGCTAATATTGAATTTGGAACAGGAGCAATGATGGTCTGTTCATTTGGAGATTTATCAGATATTAGATTGTTTAGAGAACTTAAGCTTAAACCAAAAATAATAATTAATCCAGATGGCACATTGAATGAGAATGCAGGAAAATTTTCTGGATTAAAAATAGAAGAAGCAAGAAATGCAATTATTAAAGAACTTAAAGAGAAAGGATTAATTTTAAAAGAAGAAAAAATGATACATTCCATTCCTGTTTGTTGGAGGTCTCATACTCCAATAGAATTTATTGAAATGGAAGAATACTATCTAAAACAATTAGATTTCTTAAATGATTTAAGAAAAATAATAGATGAAATAAAATTTTATCCTCCTGAAAATAAGCAAATTCTAATAAATTGGATAAATTCTATTCAAAGTGATTGGCCAATTAGTAGAAGAAGATTTTATGGTACTGAATTGCCAATATGGTATTGTAAAAATTGTGGAAAAGCAATTTTACCAGAGCCTAATAAATATTATCAACCATGGAAAGAAAATCCACCTTTTGATAAATGTCCTTATTGTAATTCAAATAAAGGGTTTATTGGAGAAACTAGAACTGTTGATACATGGGTAGATAGTTCAATTTCTGCGCTTTATATTTTAAAATATGGTAAAGATGATGATTTTTTCAAAAATAATCATCCATGCAGCTTAAGACCTCAAGGTAAAGAAATTGTAAGAACTTGGCTTTGGTATAGTTTATTAAGAATTTATCAATTAATAAATAAACCTGCTTTTAAAGAAATTTGGATTTCAGGCTTAATGATGGATGAAAAAGGAGAAAAAATGTCAAAAAGTAAAGGAAACATTGTAGATCCTATTCCATTATTTAAAAAATATGGTGCTTCAGCTATAAGATTGTGGGGAGCAGGTGAAGCATCATTAGGAAGTGATTTAAGATTTTCAGAAGAAAGAATCAAAGCTGCTTCAAAATTTATACAAAAAATATGGAATATTGCTAGATTCATTTCTCAATTTCCAATTCCGGAAAAAGAATATAAATTAAATAGTACGGATAAATGGATCCTTGCTGAATTATCTAATTTTATAAAAATAGTTAGTGATGCTTATGAGAAGTATGATTTTCAACCAGTTGTTTATGAAGCAAGGTCATTTATATGGCATATTTTTGCAGATCATTATTTAGAAATTGTTAAAAAGAGAGCTTATAATAGAAATAAAGAATTTTCATTAGAATTTCAAAAAGGGTCTTGGTATACTATGCACACAATTCTTAAAAATATATTGCTTACATTAGCACCTATAGAACCTTTTTCAACTGATGCTATTTGGCGTATATTATATGGTGAAAATAAGAGTATTCATATTAATAATTTTCCAAAAATAGATCCTTCATGGGAAAGCGATTTATTAAAATTAACTCAATTAATAACTAATTTTAATTCTACTGTATGGAAATTCAAGAAAGAAATAAATGTGCCACTTCCAACATCTATTAAAGAAATTTACATGCCAGAATTATTAGAAAAAATTTTACCTAAAGATTTATTTGAAGAAATTGCTAAAACACATAATATTAAAAAAATCTCCTTTGGTATTCCTAAAGAAATTGAAAAATATGCCAGCTATCAATTCAAATCTTCTATAAATGGGAAAGAAATGATTTTTGAATTATTTTTTATTAAATAA
- a CDS encoding CDC48 family AAA ATPase, with product MSKENIEEVTLKVVEAKQRDVGRKIARIDSEIMRKLDLVPGDVIEIIGKKSTTAIVWPAYREDEKAGIVRIDGETRRNAGVTVGDVVQIRKAKTKPAKKVVLAPFEQLPFIGDIGRIVMVQLMNQPVSKGDVLVVPILGVGLELKVVSTNPPPPVIINEETEIEISRTPVKREEEISGVTYEDIGGLHEELQRIREMIELPMKHPELFRHLGIEPPKGLLLYGPPGTGKTLIAKALANETGAHFITINGPEIMSKYYGESEARLREVFREAEENAPSIIFIDELDAIAPKRSEVTGEVERRVVSQLLTLMDGLKSRGQVVVIGATNRVEAVDPALRRPGRFDREIRIGVPDKNGRKEILQIHTRRMPLDKDVNLDELAEITYGFVGADLAALAREAAMNALRRVLPHIDLEKEVIPVEVLEKIKVTREDFANALRNIQPSALREVILEVPNVKWEDIGGLENVKQELREAVEWPLKYPDVFKRLGIKPPRGILLYGPPGTGKTLLAKAVATESQANFISVKGPEVLSKWVGESEKAIREIFRKARETAPCIIFFDELDSIAPRRGVHGDSGVTDRIVNQLLTEMDGMQTLKEVVIIGATNRPDLIDPALLRPGRFDRVLYVPPPDEKARLQIFRIHTKEMPLAKDVSIEELAKITEGYTGADIEALCREAALTAARENIEAKEINAKHFMEALKKVKPSVSTEELKEYDRIIKDFKKSTAYIR from the coding sequence ATGAGTAAAGAAAATATTGAAGAAGTTACTTTAAAAGTAGTTGAAGCAAAACAAAGAGATGTAGGTAGAAAAATTGCTAGAATAGATAGCGAAATAATGAGAAAACTTGATTTAGTTCCAGGAGATGTAATTGAAATAATTGGCAAAAAGAGTACTACTGCAATTGTTTGGCCTGCATATAGAGAAGATGAAAAAGCAGGAATTGTTAGGATTGATGGAGAAACTAGAAGGAATGCAGGTGTTACTGTAGGAGATGTAGTTCAAATAAGGAAAGCAAAAACTAAACCAGCTAAAAAAGTTGTTTTAGCACCATTTGAACAACTTCCATTCATTGGTGATATTGGAAGAATAGTAATGGTTCAATTAATGAATCAACCTGTTTCAAAAGGAGATGTTTTAGTCGTTCCTATATTGGGAGTTGGATTAGAATTAAAAGTAGTTTCAACAAATCCTCCTCCACCAGTAATAATTAATGAAGAAACAGAAATAGAAATAAGTAGAACACCAGTAAAAAGAGAAGAAGAAATTTCTGGAGTAACATATGAAGATATAGGTGGATTGCATGAAGAATTACAAAGAATTAGAGAAATGATAGAACTACCAATGAAACATCCAGAGTTATTTAGACATCTTGGAATAGAACCACCAAAAGGATTGCTTTTATATGGTCCACCTGGAACAGGAAAAACATTAATAGCTAAAGCATTAGCAAATGAAACTGGTGCTCATTTTATAACAATAAATGGTCCAGAAATAATGAGTAAATATTATGGAGAATCTGAAGCTAGATTAAGAGAAGTTTTTCGTGAAGCTGAAGAAAATGCTCCTAGCATAATATTTATAGACGAATTAGATGCAATTGCACCAAAAAGGAGTGAAGTTACTGGAGAAGTTGAAAGGAGAGTTGTTAGTCAACTTTTAACTTTAATGGATGGATTAAAAAGTAGAGGACAAGTAGTTGTTATAGGAGCTACAAATAGAGTAGAAGCAGTAGATCCAGCTCTTAGAAGGCCTGGAAGATTCGATAGAGAAATTAGGATAGGAGTTCCAGATAAAAACGGTAGAAAAGAAATACTTCAAATACATACACGTAGAATGCCATTGGATAAAGATGTTAATTTAGATGAATTGGCAGAAATAACCTATGGATTTGTAGGAGCAGATTTGGCAGCATTAGCTAGAGAAGCAGCTATGAATGCGTTAAGAAGAGTCTTACCACACATAGATTTGGAGAAAGAAGTTATACCAGTTGAAGTATTAGAGAAAATAAAAGTAACAAGAGAAGATTTTGCAAATGCTTTAAGAAACATTCAACCATCAGCTTTAAGGGAAGTAATACTTGAAGTACCAAATGTAAAATGGGAAGATATTGGAGGATTAGAAAATGTGAAACAAGAATTAAGAGAAGCTGTTGAATGGCCTTTAAAATATCCAGATGTATTCAAAAGACTTGGAATAAAGCCTCCAAGAGGAATACTTTTATATGGTCCACCTGGAACAGGGAAAACACTTTTAGCAAAAGCAGTTGCAACTGAAAGCCAAGCAAACTTTATTTCTGTTAAAGGGCCAGAAGTTTTAAGTAAATGGGTTGGAGAATCTGAAAAAGCAATAAGGGAAATATTTAGAAAAGCTAGAGAAACTGCTCCATGTATAATATTCTTTGATGAATTAGACTCTATAGCTCCTAGAAGAGGGGTACATGGAGATTCAGGAGTAACGGATAGAATAGTAAATCAATTGCTTACTGAAATGGATGGAATGCAAACTTTAAAAGAAGTAGTTATTATAGGAGCTACAAATAGGCCAGATTTAATAGATCCAGCTCTTTTAAGACCTGGAAGATTTGATAGAGTTTTATACGTTCCTCCACCAGATGAAAAAGCAAGATTGCAAATATTTAGAATACATACTAAAGAAATGCCTTTAGCAAAAGATGTTAGTATAGAAGAATTAGCAAAAATTACTGAAGGATATACTGGAGCAGATATTGAAGCATTATGTAGAGAAGCAGCATTAACAGCTGCTAGAGAAAATATTGAAGCTAAAGAAATAAATGCAAAACATTTCATGGAAGCTTTAAAGAAAGTTAAACCAAGTGTATCAACTGAAGAATTAAAAGAATATGATAGAATAATTAAAGATTTTAAGAAATCTACTGCTTACATTAGGTAA
- a CDS encoding deoxyuridine 5'-triphosphate nucleotidohydrolase translates to MTCLSDKEILKKIMSENPLIKDYINLEEQIQPAGFDLTLNSVYSISSQGEIYDSSIKEDVLPNYEEVKTINGLYNLNKGAYLIIYNEIINLPNNLMALVYPRSTLIRMGATIYTAIWDPGYNGRGRGLLNVFNEKGIILRKNSRIAQIVFFELTSIPNKIYSGRYIKEGL, encoded by the coding sequence ATGACTTGTTTATCTGATAAAGAAATATTAAAGAAAATAATGTCTGAAAATCCATTAATTAAAGATTATATTAATTTAGAAGAACAAATCCAACCAGCTGGTTTTGATTTAACACTCAATTCTGTATATTCGATATCTTCGCAAGGAGAAATATATGATTCAAGTATTAAAGAAGATGTTTTGCCAAATTATGAAGAAGTAAAAACAATAAATGGATTATATAATTTAAATAAAGGAGCATATCTTATTATTTATAATGAAATTATAAATCTTCCAAATAATTTAATGGCTTTAGTATATCCTAGATCAACATTAATTAGAATGGGTGCAACAATTTATACAGCTATTTGGGATCCTGGATATAATGGAAGAGGCAGAGGTTTGCTTAATGTTTTTAATGAAAAAGGAATAATTTTACGTAAAAATTCTAGAATTGCTCAAATTGTATTTTTTGAATTAACAAGCATTCCAAATAAAATATATTCTGGCAGATATATTAAAGAAGGGTTATAA
- a CDS encoding cytidine/deoxycytidylate deaminase family protein, with product MSLERPSIDEYFMEMAKLISKRSTCLRRKVGALLVKDKRVLATGYNGAPKGLPHCSEVGCMREKLDIPAGERQELCRGLHAEQNCIIQAAVFGVSTKGATLYTTHFPCSICAKMIINAEISEIVYEEDYEDELAKELLKEANIKLRKYKTKE from the coding sequence ATGAGTTTAGAAAGGCCTTCAATTGATGAATATTTTATGGAAATGGCTAAATTAATTTCTAAAAGGTCTACATGTCTTAGAAGAAAAGTTGGAGCATTATTAGTTAAAGATAAAAGAGTTTTAGCTACAGGTTATAATGGGGCTCCAAAAGGCTTGCCACATTGTAGTGAAGTAGGATGTATGAGGGAAAAATTGGATATTCCTGCTGGAGAAAGACAAGAATTATGTCGTGGATTGCATGCTGAGCAAAATTGTATAATTCAAGCTGCAGTATTCGGAGTTAGTACTAAAGGAGCAACTCTTTATACTACGCATTTTCCTTGTAGCATTTGTGCTAAAATGATAATAAATGCTGAAATTTCTGAAATAGTTTATGAAGAAGATTATGAGGATGAATTAGCAAAAGAACTTTTAAAAGAAGCAAATATAAAGCTTAGAAAATATAAAACAAAAGAATAA
- a CDS encoding N-6 DNA methylase, with protein sequence MDLEKELLNYIQKVKEVSSERAKTHLFLTLMGNIFPGLNIGYIESLFPEIEKYVSFKTKTIIARGKIDSLLGNVIIEFESDIKRMKQRAEEQLKRYVSILWNNELKELKKKINYIAVATDGIDFYVYRPDTTKEEEIREEDVELIPIEKFNMEKSKSEEILRWLDITFLSKEMRIPTTEEFKHVFGVGTAFYINAFNEMKKTVEKFKKENREIFETLFSEWSKYLSIAYGSTIENIDFFIKHTYLSMLSKLMVYSFFSKGEIPIEDKTILDILSGKVFERWQIKNFFEEDFFSWIIRDPAKETGTKIAKSILDVLVKYDLTKLNEDILKGLYENLLDQKERHDLGEVYTPDWLVEYILRDLLKENPEASLLDPACGSGTFLFIAIRLKKEFLKNKMNKVDLLYHILENVKGIDIHPLAVLVAKTNYLLALGDDLLKTERREVVLPIYMADSIRLIDENKDEYEGVKIYKIPTIDDETFFLLPCDFIEKKLLDPEEIDLLIDLIKDLSLEFISTGKLYKERIEDFLYEYIGISKDVKKYIDILTQNIRIFANKIISKNKDTIWCYILKNKHKPIDFTYRRFDLIAGNPPWVVFNAIKNVKYQEFLKKQIKTEYALTTSAELITHMEIATLFFVRCSELYLKDKGTIAFILPRSIFSGDQHSNFRNGLFKRVKFKFLQIIDLENVSPLFNVPSCVIFAKKNHKIEFPINVKIIEGTLERKNENYSKALTKLIIKESKVFLSKIGKRDFLSYEKIEFVGKSWYYEKFYQGASIVPGPFWQVDIITTELGFDYRKPYVKTNLYVSQNSKPPWKGIIFEGNVEREFLYEICSSSTLFPFSYFATLAVLPIIISNSSFIIIKKDEAIKKYPLLSKWLEKAETTWNKLRGEKRQKLDIYERLNYASGITRQNPKKKFKVVYNRIGKDLVASVISSKNHDGKIIFDDGILYYENNDENEPFYLASIFNSSTINKIIKPMQAKGLFGERGIQKKVLELPIPKFDAKNELHIRLATLGKLASKKAQKKLEEILEREYKNIVYLKPQYITRIRKEIREYIKDELKEIDEIVQRILKEFKTNDNQITLDHDHTSNKFG encoded by the coding sequence ATGGATTTAGAAAAAGAATTATTAAACTATATTCAGAAAGTTAAAGAGGTTAGTTCAGAAAGAGCTAAAACCCACTTATTTTTAACATTAATGGGAAATATATTTCCTGGTTTAAATATAGGTTATATTGAAAGCTTATTTCCAGAAATAGAAAAATATGTAAGTTTTAAAACAAAAACGATTATAGCTAGAGGTAAAATTGATAGTCTTTTAGGCAATGTTATAATTGAATTTGAAAGCGATATAAAGAGAATGAAACAAAGAGCAGAGGAGCAACTAAAAAGATATGTTTCTATTCTATGGAATAATGAACTAAAAGAACTTAAGAAAAAAATTAATTATATCGCAGTTGCTACAGATGGTATAGATTTCTATGTTTATAGACCAGATACAACAAAAGAAGAAGAGATAAGAGAAGAAGATGTTGAGCTAATACCAATTGAAAAATTTAATATGGAGAAAAGTAAATCAGAAGAAATTTTACGATGGCTTGATATAACGTTTCTTTCTAAAGAAATGCGTATTCCAACAACTGAGGAATTTAAACATGTATTTGGTGTTGGTACGGCTTTTTATATAAATGCTTTTAATGAAATGAAAAAAACTGTTGAGAAATTTAAAAAAGAAAATAGAGAAATATTTGAAACGTTATTCTCTGAATGGAGTAAATATTTAAGTATAGCTTATGGTAGTACCATAGAAAATATAGATTTCTTTATTAAACATACTTATCTTTCTATGCTATCAAAGTTAATGGTTTATAGCTTTTTTTCTAAAGGAGAAATTCCAATAGAAGACAAAACAATATTAGATATTTTAAGTGGTAAAGTATTTGAAAGATGGCAAATAAAAAACTTTTTTGAAGAAGACTTCTTTAGCTGGATCATTAGAGATCCTGCTAAAGAAACAGGAACAAAAATAGCAAAAAGTATTCTAGATGTCTTAGTTAAGTATGACTTAACAAAGCTTAATGAAGATATTTTAAAAGGGCTATATGAGAATCTTTTAGATCAGAAAGAAAGGCATGATTTAGGTGAAGTTTACACACCAGATTGGCTGGTAGAGTACATTTTAAGAGATTTATTAAAAGAAAATCCTGAAGCTAGTCTTCTAGATCCAGCGTGTGGCTCTGGGACTTTCCTATTTATTGCAATAAGGCTTAAAAAGGAGTTTTTAAAGAATAAAATGAACAAGGTCGACTTGCTATACCATATTTTGGAAAATGTTAAAGGTATTGATATTCACCCTTTAGCAGTTTTAGTTGCTAAAACGAACTATCTATTAGCACTTGGTGATGACTTACTTAAAACTGAAAGACGTGAAGTTGTATTACCAATTTATATGGCAGATTCTATTAGGCTTATTGATGAAAATAAAGATGAGTATGAAGGAGTGAAAATTTACAAAATTCCAACAATTGATGATGAAACTTTCTTTTTACTACCTTGTGATTTTATAGAGAAAAAATTGTTAGATCCAGAAGAAATTGATTTATTAATCGATTTAATTAAAGATTTAAGTTTAGAATTTATAAGCACTGGCAAACTCTATAAAGAAAGAATAGAAGATTTTTTATATGAATATATAGGAATAAGTAAAGATGTTAAAAAATATATTGATATTTTAACACAGAATATCAGAATCTTTGCTAATAAGATAATCAGCAAAAATAAAGATACTATTTGGTGTTATATTCTTAAGAATAAACATAAACCAATAGATTTTACTTATAGAAGGTTCGATTTAATTGCTGGCAATCCTCCTTGGGTTGTCTTTAATGCCATAAAGAATGTGAAATACCAAGAATTCCTTAAAAAACAAATCAAAACTGAATACGCATTAACAACTTCAGCTGAATTAATAACACACATGGAGATCGCAACTTTATTTTTTGTTAGATGCTCGGAACTTTATCTTAAAGATAAGGGAACAATAGCATTTATATTACCAAGAAGTATTTTTTCAGGTGATCAGCATTCAAATTTCAGAAACGGTTTATTTAAAAGAGTAAAGTTTAAATTTCTTCAAATTATTGACTTAGAAAATGTAAGTCCTTTATTTAATGTGCCATCATGCGTAATTTTCGCAAAAAAGAATCACAAAATAGAATTTCCTATTAATGTAAAAATTATTGAGGGAACTTTAGAAAGAAAGAACGAAAATTATTCAAAAGCTTTAACTAAATTAATAATAAAAGAAAGTAAAGTTTTTCTATCAAAAATTGGAAAAAGAGACTTCCTTTCATATGAAAAAATAGAGTTTGTCGGTAAAAGTTGGTATTATGAAAAATTTTATCAGGGAGCATCTATAGTTCCCGGACCATTTTGGCAAGTAGACATAATTACTACAGAACTTGGCTTTGATTATAGAAAACCTTATGTTAAAACTAATTTATATGTTTCACAAAATTCAAAACCACCTTGGAAAGGTATAATTTTTGAGGGTAATGTAGAAAGAGAATTTTTATACGAAATTTGTTCAAGTTCGACCTTATTTCCATTTTCTTACTTCGCTACATTAGCTGTATTACCCATTATAATTTCTAATAGTAGCTTTATAATTATTAAAAAGGATGAAGCTATAAAAAAGTATCCTTTATTGAGTAAATGGTTGGAGAAAGCAGAGACAACATGGAATAAATTAAGAGGTGAAAAGCGACAAAAACTTGATATTTATGAAAGATTAAATTATGCGTCTGGTATTACAAGACAAAATCCAAAGAAAAAATTTAAAGTTGTTTATAACAGAATAGGGAAAGATTTAGTGGCAAGTGTTATATCTTCAAAAAATCATGATGGAAAAATAATTTTCGATGATGGAATTTTATATTATGAAAATAATGATGAAAATGAACCTTTCTATTTAGCCTCCATCTTTAATTCTTCCACTATCAACAAAATAATTAAACCAATGCAAGCAAAGGGGCTATTTGGAGAACGAGGTATACAAAAGAAAGTTTTAGAACTTCCAATACCAAAGTTTGATGCAAAAAATGAACTTCATATACGGTTAGCAACATTAGGAAAATTAGCGAGTAAAAAAGCCCAAAAGAAATTAGAAGAGATTTTAGAAAGAGAATATAAAAACATAGTTTATCTAAAACCACAATACATTACGAGAATAAGAAAAGAAATTAGAGAATATATAAAAGACGAATTAAAGGAAATTGATGAAATTGTACAAAGAATTTTAAAAGAATTTAAAACAAATGATAATCAAATAACTTTAGATCATGATCATACTTCAAATAAATTTGGGTAA
- a CDS encoding MBL fold metallo-hydrolase, giving the protein MQVVPISFESIGVRSMSTFIETKDANIIIDPGVSLAPYRYGLRPHPFEIKRLEYSWNKIVKFAKKSDIIIITHYHYDHHNLWDDLNIYDNKKVLIKNPKENINFSQKRRAEKFIEKIKEKAKSIDYIDGKEYNIGNIIIKFSKPVFHGIDSRLGYVIEVFIEENFRFIHTSDVEGLTQEEQLSFIIENQPSMIILDGPLSYIPNFLKEEILEKSLNNIINVIYKCPLEILILDHHFLRDLEWRKIAEKIFNIAEELNVKVQTAAQYMKLPLDMLEANRKKLYEEYPKAKYIGRKDKYIIQKFLFNKK; this is encoded by the coding sequence ATGCAAGTAGTGCCAATATCATTCGAAAGTATTGGAGTTAGGAGCATGTCTACTTTTATTGAAACAAAAGATGCGAATATAATAATTGACCCTGGTGTATCACTTGCACCTTATAGATATGGACTTAGACCTCATCCATTTGAAATAAAAAGGCTTGAATATAGTTGGAATAAAATTGTTAAATTTGCAAAAAAATCAGATATAATAATTATTACACATTATCATTATGACCATCATAATTTATGGGATGATTTAAATATTTATGATAATAAAAAAGTTTTAATTAAAAATCCTAAAGAGAATATTAATTTTAGTCAAAAAAGGAGAGCGGAAAAATTCATTGAAAAAATAAAAGAAAAAGCTAAGTCGATAGATTATATTGATGGAAAAGAATATAATATTGGGAATATTATCATAAAATTTTCTAAACCTGTTTTTCACGGAATAGATTCAAGATTAGGATATGTGATTGAAGTATTCATTGAAGAAAATTTTAGATTTATTCATACAAGTGATGTAGAAGGATTAACACAAGAAGAACAATTATCATTTATTATTGAAAATCAGCCAAGTATGATTATACTAGATGGTCCATTATCTTATATTCCAAATTTTTTAAAAGAAGAAATATTAGAAAAATCTCTTAATAATATAATTAATGTTATTTATAAATGTCCATTAGAAATACTTATTTTAGACCATCATTTTTTAAGAGATTTGGAATGGAGAAAAATAGCTGAAAAAATTTTTAATATTGCAGAAGAATTAAATGTTAAAGTACAAACAGCTGCTCAATACATGAAATTACCTTTAGATATGCTTGAAGCAAATAGGAAGAAACTTTATGAAGAATATCCAAAAGCAAAATATATTGGAAGAAAAGATAAATATATAATTCAAAAATTTTTATTTAATAAAAAATAA